AGAATTGAACGTTGAAAAGACCGGATTGTTGAACATTGTGCCTCGCCGTCTCAAGCATATTCGGCTCGATGTCAAACGCAATAACTTGAGCATGTGTTTTCTTGGCAACGGGAACAGTGAAAGTACCATAGCCACAACCAATCTCGACAATGGGTCCAGTTATATTTTCAAGATCTAACCAATGTACGATATGAGAAATATTAAACAAACTATTCCAATAAATCTCATCCGGCATCCCGCTGTCAATTACCTTCATTGTTTCACCAATATACGCTGAACGTTGGTAAGCTTGACCTTATCACTATTTCCTGTTGAGCTTCACACGAGCAAAGGGCTGAAGTCTCCCATTCTCTTCCCCATCCATCAGCCAACGCCAAGTGTCAGTATCTCTGTTATACACGAACGTTGTGTGGAAAATGCTGCCGTCACTGCCTTTAAACAAGAACGCAATTTCATCGCCGTTCCGCTTTCCGTGGCCAATGGCCTGATCCGAGAGGCCGCCTCCGCCGGTTACGTCGAGCCAAAGACATGCATACTGGCTCGATGGTTTGTCCCAGCCAATGAAGACGATCGCTTCATAAGCTGCTTCGCCGTCGGGATTCTTTTCGTGCGATATTTCGTGAAGCCGCACATACTGATGGCCCAGGACCCACTCTGTAACAATATCATGTGTCGTCTCTTTTCCAGCAATCGTGCCTTGAAGGATCCATTTTCCAATCATGTGATCAAGTAAGGAATCCTGAAATATTGGTTGTTGAGCCGAAACAGTGCAAAATATCAAAATAACAAATAAAGAAATTTTTAAGGTTAGTTTCATCAAATGTTCCTTCAAATAAATGGCACATAGCAGCTGAAATTGAACTTACAGTTCCGATTTATTTTATCTGAGAACGACTTGTTAGACCGCCGCTATACTTATAATGAATATTGCTGAATAAAACACCCCATCACTTCGTTTTATTTTGTAGCGAATCTTTTTCTTTCATAAGCAAGGGCTGGTCATTTTTCATAATTTCATGTTTAAGCAACTTTAACTCATGGCTCTCAATCTTCTTTGTCTGTTCATTGTGTTTGTGAATCTGCTTCTGTGGAACTTTTAATTTAAGATGGGTAGTGTCAGCTGGAGATTCTTTGATCGAGCTGTGTTGTGCAGAAATACACTCCGAAGCACAGAGAATAAAATCAACGCATAATAATATCGCTAATACTTTTTTCATGTTTGATCCTCCTATGTGATTGTCTAATTGTGCGGGCTGAAACTATCTCTTTTCTTCGTATCGCGGAACGAATGGTTATTCGGTTTTACGTGCGAGTTTTATAATTCTTTTTTAATGTGTGGTGAAAAGTATATTTATTCCTAATGCAATAAATAAAGTACCACATGCTTTATTGAGTACAAAAGCTATTTTTTATCTTTTCTAAGAATTTTTGTCATAGAGGATGAAAATATTGCAACCATTAAGCACCATACTGAACCAGTAAAAATGAAAGTGAAACCCAAGAATAAAAATAATTTTGAGTACCAAACATATTCTATCCTGAAACATAGTGAGCACTTTGGGCGAATTCTCCGTGTTTTTTTACGGTGATTACCTGGCTACGAAACGCCAAATATTTTTTCTGGCTAACCTACTTATTCTACCAACGGTTTTCGAAATTCTATAAGTTCAATAGGTCCACCATTATCAATAAGCATAGCGACTCTTACTCCGTCTGAAGGTGAACTAATTTCACCTAACAAAGTTTGGCCCACGATTGCGGCATCAAGATCGTCGACTTCGAATGCGATGTGTGGTACTGTTCTGATAAGTTCAGATATCTGACACTCTGGCTCGAATCGCATCCACTCAACACCATAAGGACTGGTATCAAAGCCAGACACATATATTTTTAGGTGTGGTATATAACGCTCATTTGGACGAGGAGTCGAAGTTGGAATTCCCATGTGATGATACCGCCAACCCTCTTTGGCAATTGCAGATGGTGGCTCGTGATCTTGACGTTTTTGTTGCATATTGTTTCCTACAAATTGGTTTATCGGTCATATAATGAATGGCGTCTATGTGGCCGATGATCTGAAAATAATTATTAACATCTGATATACACCCATGAGTGCAAGTATTACTGACGAAATTAAAATTAGCGCATGCTTTCCCTTTATTGATAAAAACCGTGAAGTTCCAAAAAGAATAATGGTACTTGCCAGGGTGGATACCATTGTTATATAGAATGCGAAAACAAGTACTACAGCATGTAATGGACTTTTATTCCATGCTGATAAAACGGCAGGACCGAGTACTAAACTCCAGCCGAGATATGGATTAGGATTGAGAATATTTACTGTCGCTGCTTGAATGAGAGTACGTGGTGCTGAATCTTTGATATTGTCTTGCGGTTCTGTCTTTTTTTTCCATTGACGATAACTTGCCCAAGCGAAATAGAGAAGAAGAATGCCGCCTGCACATTGAAGCACTCCACGCATTGAAGCAGGAATATTATTGAGCAGTAACAGTACGAGCAAAGCAATCGGCCCGTCACTGAGCAGTGGTGAAAATGAAGCTGGAAGCGTTCGTTTCCAACCTTTCCGAGCAACGCTGGAAAAAAGAAATGCCTGTAAGGGCCCCGGTTGTACGGCTGCAGCAAATGCAAATCCACAACCTATAAAAATCGATTCTAACATTTCAGTTTTCTTTGTTTTCCTTAAGCGGCCTAACAATTCATCACAAAGATGCTATGCTCGCAACTTTTGCACATGAACCGCATGAGCCATAAGGACATACCGTAACTTTCTATGCTGTACGACGCCTCTGCGTGCCTTGCCGATGTATCATAGACACTTCCTTGTGCACTTCATCTCAGCGGACAAGCCGGCATGCAGGCGCATTCATCTTTAGTATCTTTGTATAATACAGTATTGCGCTCTGCGCACCGTCATTCTCACGCCGCCTGCCGCGATTCATGTATCGAGACAAGCCGAGCTTGAATTGCTGGCTAAGTGCAATTGCCTTATCGCAACAAAATAAGTTTCTTGGTCTCTGTAAATGAACCTGCTTGGAGATGATAGAAGTATACTCCACTTGGCATGTTTGCCGCATTCCATTGGTATGAGTGATTTCCTGCTGGCAAATCTTCGAAAATAGTTGTTGCCACTTCTCTTCCAAGTACGTCAAACATCTTTAACGACACAAATGATTTTGATGCGAGACTAAATGATATCGTTGTGCTCGGGTTGAAGGGATTGGGATAATTTTGCTCAAGGGAAAATGTGAAAATAGATGCCTTCTGATTTGAAACATCCGTTACTTTAAAGTTGAGTTGATTACTTAAAGCACTCATATTCCCATGGATGTCTTCCGCGCGAATAACATAAAATAGTTCCGAACTGGAAGAAATTTCAGTATCACAATAACTCGTATCGGTTGTATAGGCGTACCGAGAAAGAGTATCTGCATTGAGTATTGGCATTTTACTTCGATAGATTGCATAGCCACTCAAATCGTTCTCTGTATTTCTATTCCAAGAAAGAAATATCGAAGTTGGTGTCTGGTGACCCGAAAGGTACTGAGGTGCAACGGGAGGAATATTATCGACTGAATTGGCACTATCAATATTGGAATCGTAAAATATATTAGGATCTGATGTTTGGGCGGATATCATAAAATAGTGCCTCCCATTTGTGAAAGCCGTTGAATCATAAAGAGTCTTTGCAGTAAATGAATAACCTTGCGCACAATGGGACGGTTGATTCGCTATCCACTCCCAATAAATCATATTCGAGGGAGTTGAAGAGGAATTCATAATCCTTAAGGCGTTATAAGAGAGTGGTTGAGATACTGCTGATTTATTTAATAGAACTTTATTCATTGAAAGAGGTATCGCACGCCATATACTGTAATATGGAAGAAGATTGACATTCGTGTCAAGAATAGAAGAATTCCATTTTAATACTACGTTGCCTCCTTGGTCATTCGGAACATCACGACAGGATACGAGCAACGGCTTTTTAGGAAACTCATTGCACCATATCCCGCTATTATACACTCCTGCGTAAAGATCACCTTTAAGAATCGTAAGTGATTGGACATTGAGCGATTGGTTATTCATGATACTCCAGGTGCTTCCGCCATTTGTTGAGAAAGCCACTCCCAGAGGTGTTCCTGAATACATTGATGAGTTATTTACAAGAAAAGTACCTTGATTGAATGCAGGAACTCCTTTATTGTATCTCCAGGTATTTCCAAAATCGTTTGAGGAGAAAACCGAATCATTCAACGATGCATATATCGTATTGTCTTTGGAACCAAGAGATCCAAAATTAGTACTGGTAAAAGAAACATAAATAATATCAGGTTTAGAAATACTCCAGCTTGTTCCGCCATTTGATGAAACAAAAACGCCGCTCGTTGTGCCTGCAAAGATATAATTCTCGTCAAGTCTCTCAAGCGCAAATACCCGAGTGTCTGTTAATCCAGTATTGACGGATGTAAATGTTGTCCCGTTATCTGATGAATAAAAAATACCATTATCTGTTCCGGCCATGATCGTAAAGCCACTGACCGATATTGTGTATATTGTTGCAGATAAAACTGAACTCCATGAATTCCCATTATCAGAAGACCGAACAAGTGCAG
The genomic region above belongs to Ignavibacteriales bacterium and contains:
- a CDS encoding T9SS type A sorting domain-containing protein — translated: MKTIFRVLLILISYFIVMSQSAAQWTQTNGPAGGTIQCYTLCGSNIFAGTYYGIYSSIDNGKSWAFCPHSPLDQIYSLLSSGKTLYAGGQHGLYVSYDNGSNWKRIIEITAFYALAQSGSNIYAGSHLGFYRSTDNGNTWALSNSGMSEGIVKAVTLQGVKIFAGTAGGVFISSDGGDSWTISNSGLTYTSITSFLVYGRYIFAGTGGGLFSSPDSGLTWTKKIIDIDNDLVNSIASSGNYLYAGSQSGVHTSIDSGSTWTKSTFTFMGNNVFSVYTHNQTVLAGTYGGTYLSSDNGLSWNFSSDGMRLTNPSSVISFNNNLYAGTNYSWAGGVFKSSDRGLSWSLLAPIGPVNILANNSSTIFAGTSTALVRSSDNGNSWSSVLSATIYTISVSGFTIMAGTDNGIFYSSDNGTTFTSVNTGLTDTRVFALERLDENYIFAGTTSGVFVSSNGGTSWSISKPDIIYVSFTSTNFGSLGSKDNTIYASLNDSVFSSNDFGNTWRYNKGVPAFNQGTFLVNNSSMYSGTPLGVAFSTNGGSTWSIMNNQSLNVQSLTILKGDLYAGVYNSGIWCNEFPKKPLLVSCRDVPNDQGGNVVLKWNSSILDTNVNLLPYYSIWRAIPLSMNKVLLNKSAVSQPLSYNALRIMNSSSTPSNMIYWEWIANQPSHCAQGYSFTAKTLYDSTAFTNGRHYFMISAQTSDPNIFYDSNIDSANSVDNIPPVAPQYLSGHQTPTSIFLSWNRNTENDLSGYAIYRSKMPILNADTLSRYAYTTDTSYCDTEISSSSELFYVIRAEDIHGNMSALSNQLNFKVTDVSNQKASIFTFSLEQNYPNPFNPSTTISFSLASKSFVSLKMFDVLGREVATTIFEDLPAGNHSYQWNAANMPSGVYFYHLQAGSFTETKKLILLR
- a CDS encoding LysE family transporter, whose amino-acid sequence is MLESIFIGCGFAFAAAVQPGPLQAFLFSSVARKGWKRTLPASFSPLLSDGPIALLVLLLLNNIPASMRGVLQCAGGILLLYFAWASYRQWKKKTEPQDNIKDSAPRTLIQAATVNILNPNPYLGWSLVLGPAVLSAWNKSPLHAVVLVFAFYITMVSTLASTIILFGTSRFLSIKGKHALILISSVILALMGVYQMLIIIFRSSAT